In the Desulfitobacterium hafniense DCB-2 genome, AATTTGCCCAATAAGAAAAGGCAGTTGCCAAGAAACTTTAAAGTTCACTGGCAACTGCCTTTCTTCTCAGGCACTGGTCAAAATCAGGACGCCTTTTAACTGTTCTATAAAGATGATAACCCTTTAAATAACCGCCGCCCCCTCCGAGTCGACGGAGAGGAGGTAGGCCTTGGCTGTCAAGCCATGAGCTGCCAAGGAGTCTACCATGGCTTGGGAAACCTGCTCAGCCCTGTGGGAAGAGACCAAAGCCAGGATGGTAGGGCCGGAACCGCTGAGAGCGGAACCGTAGGCCCCGGAATCCAGTGCCACCTGCAAGGTTTCCCCAAGGCCGGGGACCAGGCTGGCCCGCTGGTTTTGGTGCAGCCGATCCTGCATACCTTCCTTAAGGAGCTCGTAGTTCTCATGGATCAAGGCTTCCACCAGCAGGGCTGTCCGGGAGAGATTATAGACGGCATCTGCCCGGGAAATGGAGGCAGGCAGCACATTGCGGCTTTTTTCGGTGGACAGATAGAAGTCCGGAACGATGGCTAAGGCCATGAATTGAGGCTGGGAATGCACTGTCCTGGCAATGACGGAGGCCTCTGCGGTGACGGCCAGGGTAACTCCCCCTAAAAGTGCCGGAGCCACATTATCGGGATGCCCTTCGATCCGATTGGCGATCTGAAGGATTTGCTGCTTGCTCAAGACTCCTCCCGCATATTCATTGGCTGCTACCAAGCCGCCGACGATGGCTGCGGAGCTGCTTCCCATGCCGCGGGTGGGGGGGATGTTGTTTTCCAATTCCAAGGAAACCGTTGGTATCTCAAAGCCAATGGCCTCCCATAGGTTGCACATACTTTGCCAAACGAGATTGGTCTCATCCCCAGGGATGCCTGCAGTATAATCCCCTTTTAAAGCGATCTGAAAAGAGTCAGCAGCTTCTATTTGGACAACATTGTATAAAGAAAGGGCCATACCAAGACAATCAAAGCCTGGCCCTAAGTTAGCAGAGGTGGCCGGTATTCTGACACGAACCATGATGATCCTCCTTAATTCTTATTGACTTCCTCCTGGAGCCTAGTCGTAATGCTCACCTGATTCAAAACGAATCACATTGTGGATGGAGAGCACTTTGCTGTAGGCCCGGACCGAATCCAGAGCTTCACGCAAGCAGGATTCCTGAGTGGGGTGGGTGACCAGGACGATTTCCGCTTCCTGGCGTTTTTTCTGTTTTTGAATGATGGAAGCAAAGCTCACCCCGGCTTCGGCGAAAAGCAGGGCTAGGGTAGCCAGAACCCGGGGTTCATCCTTGACCCGCAGCCGGATATAGAAAGCGCTTTTAAAATCCTGTTCGCTTTTGATGGCTAATTCATTGTAACAAGTGCAATTAATGTTAGCCGTAGAATCCGCATTGATATTCCGGACCACTTGAATGATATCGGAGACAACGGCACTTCCAGTGGGCAGGGACCCGGCACCCCGGCCATAGAACATGGTTTCGCCAACGGCGTCTCCCACCACATAGATAGCATTAAAAACTCCGCTGACAGCAGCCAGGGGATGGTTGTCGGGCACAAAGGCAGGGTGGACACGAACCTCGATGCCGTCGGCCTGAGCTTTAGCCACAGCCAGAAGTTTGATGGTGGAATTGAGTTCACGGGCATAGGCGATGTCTTCGGAAGTGATCTTGGCGATCCCTTCCACATAGACATCATTGACGGTGACCCGGGAGTTAAAGGCGATGGAGGCGAGGATGGCCAGCTTGCGGGCGGCATCCAGTCCGTCCACATCTGCGGTCGGGTCGGCTTCCGCATAACCTAACTCTTGAGCTTCCTTCAGGACTTCCTGATAATCCCGGCCCTGCTCGGTCATAGCGGTCAGGATATAGTTGGTGGTGCCGTTAATAATCCCCAGGACTTCAGAGATTCTATTCCCGGCCAGAGACTGCTTCAGGGCGGCGATAATAGGAATGCCGCCGGCTACACTGGCTTCAAAATAAAGATCTTTGCCAGCTTCTTTAGCCGCATCCAAAAGCTCTTGCCCATGAAGGGCCAAAAGGTCCTTATTGGCGGTCACCACATTCTTCCCTTGTTTAAAAGCTTCTAATATATAGGTTTTGGCCGGTTCAATGCCGCCCATCACTTCGACGACAATACTGATGTCGGGGTCGGTGAGAACATCGGCGGCTTGATCGGTTAGAGTAAAATCCCCTGCGATTGAGCGGGGAGCCTTAAGGTTCCGCACCAGGACCTTGGAGACTTTAATCTGACTTAGGGAACGGTTCTGTATATCATTAGCATTTTGCTCAAGGATCTGAATTACGCCACTGCCGACGGTTCCGAGACCCAGCAGTCCAATCTTAACGACCTGCATCAATTCTCCTCCAATCCATTTTGTGAAAACAAATGTGTTTGCG is a window encoding:
- the thrB gene encoding homoserine kinase; amino-acid sequence: MVRVRIPATSANLGPGFDCLGMALSLYNVVQIEAADSFQIALKGDYTAGIPGDETNLVWQSMCNLWEAIGFEIPTVSLELENNIPPTRGMGSSSAAIVGGLVAANEYAGGVLSKQQILQIANRIEGHPDNVAPALLGGVTLAVTAEASVIARTVHSQPQFMALAIVPDFYLSTEKSRNVLPASISRADAVYNLSRTALLVEALIHENYELLKEGMQDRLHQNQRASLVPGLGETLQVALDSGAYGSALSGSGPTILALVSSHRAEQVSQAMVDSLAAHGLTAKAYLLSVDSEGAAVI
- a CDS encoding homoserine dehydrogenase, with the protein product MQVVKIGLLGLGTVGSGVIQILEQNANDIQNRSLSQIKVSKVLVRNLKAPRSIAGDFTLTDQAADVLTDPDISIVVEVMGGIEPAKTYILEAFKQGKNVVTANKDLLALHGQELLDAAKEAGKDLYFEASVAGGIPIIAALKQSLAGNRISEVLGIINGTTNYILTAMTEQGRDYQEVLKEAQELGYAEADPTADVDGLDAARKLAILASIAFNSRVTVNDVYVEGIAKITSEDIAYARELNSTIKLLAVAKAQADGIEVRVHPAFVPDNHPLAAVSGVFNAIYVVGDAVGETMFYGRGAGSLPTGSAVVSDIIQVVRNINADSTANINCTCYNELAIKSEQDFKSAFYIRLRVKDEPRVLATLALLFAEAGVSFASIIQKQKKRQEAEIVLVTHPTQESCLREALDSVRAYSKVLSIHNVIRFESGEHYD